The Rhipicephalus sanguineus isolate Rsan-2018 chromosome 10, BIME_Rsan_1.4, whole genome shotgun sequence genome segment GTCCAACAAAAATAGGAGTGCGACAAGAAGACACTTGTTCCGAAACGCCCATGGGTGGCACCTGCGTCACCACTTTCAGCGTTTTCACACTCCGTTTCTGCTGATGCCCGCCAAAAGATTGCCTGTTGCTGCGACAGGCCCTTTGAATATGCCCTTTCTTTCCACACTTATAGCACGTCTCCTTAACGTACGGGCATAGTGAATGCGTGTGGCTCTGAGAACCGCAGCGATAACAAGCCTGTAGCTGCCTACCGGCAATCGCTTGCGCCTCGTACAGATCAGCAGGGGCATAATTACCTTCTCCCTCCATTTGGTGCAGCTGTGTGGTCATTGACTCCACGACTCTAGTCTCGGCGACAGTTTTCCGGGCTGCTTCCATTGCCAGGGCGCGCTCGACTGCTTTCGGGAACGTCAGTTTGTCGTCCTCGGTAAAGAGTACTCGCTGCACGTCCTCTCGAAGTAGTCCACAAACGAAACGATCCCGCAGCGCTTCGTCCAAATTCGCTCCAAACTGACAACTCTGGGCCAACTTCCGAAGTTCCGCAACATATTCGGGCAGAGACTCGCCTTCGCTCTGTGTTCTTCGGTAAAACTTCGCTCGCTCCCCTATTATGGACGGCTTTGGGGCAAGATGTGCATCCAAGAGGCTCTTCAGTTGTTCGAAACTTTTTTCCGATGGCAGGTCCGGCGTAGCCAACGACTTCAGCAACCCATACGTACGCGGTCCGATGATGCTGAGGAATGCGTGTACCTTGTGGCTGTCGGGAACCTTGTTGACAATCAAAAAAGATGTCAACCTCTCCTTGTATGCCGTCCAGTCGCTTTCAGTAACGTCGAACGACTCCATCTGGCCCAGCTGCCCTGCAGACTGCATTGTCGCTTCAACCAACTGCTCGCTGCTTCTCGATTTTTTTCGTCCCACCCTCGTCGCCAGTGTTGAATCTCGTTCAGGGACTGACAGGCCAGGGTTCCAACGGGGAACAGCAACATTTATTACCCGAAGCTTACGGGTTGACGGTTACATAACGAATGTACCGATCGTGCATTGAGCGCTACCATTTAAGCACTAGTGGGAACATGCGCACTAACGACAGTTCGGTTATCAGGTGAGCTATCGCGGACACAACAAACACCGTCCCCATCTCTCGACgacccacaaggcagtgaaggcaGTCTTGTGCTTGTCGAGTACTACGGGCTTGTGCGAGcacctctgacttgtggtgcagtgCCGCACGCTGCTGTGAATTcactgccactttttttttttaatttcttcttgttgacttccctcctctctctttctcatctttcTGTTCCCCTTCCATAATCCGCCAGTGTAGCGTAGCCAATAGGAAgtctttctggttaacctccctgttttctctctttttttcttctctccctcCTTAACAGACAATTGATTGCTTGGACTCATACACGATAGCGCCGCAGAAGTCCACTAGCATTAGTTACAAGTTATTTCTGCTTCCCATTCCTCTGTGGTGAGATGGGCGATGGCGGTGAGATGTGGTCTGCTAGCGCATACTCATTGCATGCGGTATAGAGCATAGGCGGGCGCGGAAAGGCATtcgccttgcagtgggcgtagtcaggctggtgATGATCACACCAAACTGAACCTGGGGCGAAAAGGAGTGTGCCTAATTCGAATGTTCTATCGCATAGAGGAGGCGAGTACTA includes the following:
- the LOC125760229 gene encoding uncharacterized protein K02A2.6-like, which codes for MQSAGQLGQMESFDVTESDWTAYKERLTSFLIVNKVPDSHKVHAFLSIIGPRTYGLLKSLATPDLPSEKSFEQLKSLLDAHLAPKPSIIGERAKFYRRTQSEGESLPEYVAELRKLAQSCQFGANLDEALRDRFVCGLLREDVQRVLFTEDDKLTFPKAVERALAMEAARKTVAETRVVESMTTQLHQMEGEGNYAPADLYEAQAIAGRQLQACYRCGSQSHTHSLCPYVKETCYKCGKKGHIQRACRSNRQSFGGHQQKRSVKTLKVVTQVPPMGVSEQVSSCRTPIFVGLKINGALVEMELDTGAAVSIMPYKQFKQQVPSASCEPTDIVLRTYTGALVQPCGVAVVSVQHGEQTAKLPLYLVDQAGPPLLGREWLHTVQLDWNQIWGLNHVSRSVFDLSSRMKERLETLLAKYKMLFKDELGAITDERAELFFKADHRPRFLKARNVPFALQSAVEAEIEKLVQLGILTPVNTSEYATPAVPVIKKDGSIRLCGDYKTTINP